From Balaenoptera ricei isolate mBalRic1 chromosome 5, mBalRic1.hap2, whole genome shotgun sequence:
AAGTCTATGTTTTCTGATATATTAATATAGGTATACCAGCTTTAGTGGTTTCCAAGTGTATTCACTCTTATTCTGCTTCATTGGTCAGCcctttttactttctgttttgcaAAAATTTGTTAAAACCTCTTGTTTATTGGTTATGCATCCTCATCTTATTGTTTCATGGttatagaagttttttttttatttattaatactaCTATTTTAAAGGGTATGTGAAAGGAGAGTGTGActgttgtttacattttaaacaggAAGGCCctaaagatgctcagcatcactaattattagagaaatgcaaatgaaaactaccatgaggtatcacctcacaccggtcagaatggccatcatcaaaaaatctacaaacaataaatggtggagaggatgtagagaaaagggaaccctcatacactgttggtaggaatgtaaattgatacagctgctatggaaaacagtatggaggttccttaaaacaactaaaaatagaactaccatatgaccaaacaatcccactactgggcatatacccagagaaaaccataattcaaaaaaacacatgcaccccagtgttcatagcagaactatttacagtagccaggacatggaagcaacctaaatgtccatcaaaagaggaatggataaagaagatgtggtacatgtatacaatggaatattactctgccataaaaaggaatgaaattaggtcatctgtagagacgtggatgaacctagggagtgtcatacagaatgaagtaagtcagaaagagaaaagtgaataTCATATtccgcatatatgtggaatctagaaaagtatAGATGGTCTTATttgcaaaggagaaatagagacagagacgtagagaacaaatgtatggataccaagggggaaaggggtggggtaggaggaattaggagactgggattgacacatatatattatcaatactatgtataaaatagacaaatgatgggaacatactgtatagcacagggaattctgcctAATGCACTggggtaacctaaatgggagggaagtccaaaagggaggggatatctctatgtgtatggctgattcattttgttgtgcagtggaggctagcacaacattgtaaagcaaccatactccaataaaaattaattaaaaaaataaacagaaaggccctttcacttattttctaaccatctatttttattttcatagataTCTCAGCAGTTGGATCAGTTGAATTCATCTCATCAAGAAGCTATCATGAAATGCTTAAAAAGTAGGAAAGATGAAATCAAGCAGGCTCTGTTGGAAGAAATAGTTGATATTTCCTCTTCACAGCTACAGGATTTTGATTGGCAGTTAAAGGTGAGAATATATTTATTAgtatttatgctttttatttcattttttgaatagatttattttttgtaacattatatatctaaaatttctgtatttttgagaatacattttcctaaaaatgtatcaaagataattaaaattacaTCTTTTGTGTTAACTTGGGCATCAGTAAGTGCACTGCAGACATCTAAACCATGTATAGTAAATTACAAgtataataaatttaattaagtaaAGCTTTAAGTCATTAAAGGACTAAAAGTCATGTAGACGAAGGAATAGATATGTGCTCTGTGGCTCTGGTGAATAGGACAAAGGCTAAAGTATATGATTTGTAATAAGATAGGTTTCAATTCAAcctaagaaataataatttaaccACTATGAGTATCTGAAAATTATCTTAACCTCTTGTTGAGTTAGCACACTCCTTCTCATAGCTGGTACTCAAGCATAGGCTGAGAAACCACTTGTTGGAAATATTGAGGAAAATTATTGATGAGGTGGACAACCTGAAGGTGATGCTTTCTCAGATATTATGGGTCCTGTATTTTGGAGAGAGGATGGAGGAGCTACGTGAAGGTTTGTTTGGTCCTGTAGTGTGTGTACCACAAGGGAGATCCTTTGAGGTTGGTTGTCAGGGAGGAAGTCCTTTACTATTGCCCAAGTAAATTTTTGCAAGTGGTAGCACTCCAAAATTCAGTTATTGTGGGGTTACTGGCTCAGATTTCAGGAAAACTGAGTTTCTCTTTGCCAGTGAAGCTATGATGCTTGTTTCAAAAAGCTTTAGTATCGTAAACAGTTGGTTCTTCCATTTCCTCTAGACAGAAGGTAGAAGAGGCAAAAGTGTCAAATGTTTTTGTTGAGTGGCTTTGATCAAAGATGGTATCTTGATAACAATTTTCAATAGTTTAGTAGAGAGTTAGCTGCTCATTATTTAAGCATCTAATTTCTGAGAGTTACCAGtgtttttagttttatctttGTACACGGACTTTCATCCTCTTGTTATCTTACACttctttaaaattctctgttTCTTGATGCATTGGACCCATTCAGTACTTCCCAGCCATAACGCTGCTCTAGATTTCTACTCCTACCATAAAATCCTGACTGGTTGTCTTTTTTCCCTAaactactttcttttctttttctgttcttcagataTATGCTGGTTTGGCATgggtttaatttcttttattcctttcacATTTCCCTGTACTTCATAGCAAACAGGAGTACTCTTTTTTCTTTGACGTGTTGTTCGTAAGCTCTGATGCATAtttaatatattcctttttaataCTACTTATTAAttagtatttttctcattttaaacagCTTGCACTTTCTAGTGACAAGATTGCTACACTACAAATGCCACTTTTAAACCTTCATCTAGATGTAAAAGAAAATGGTGAAGTCAAGCCGTATTCTGTTGAAATGAGTAAAGAAGAGCTGCAGAATCTAATAAATTCCTTGGAAGCAGCTAATAAGGTAtgtgttttaacttttttgtATGGTTCAAAATATTTAAGTTCTGATTGATACCATTAGAGCAATATAAGAAAAACTAAtcatttatgtttaatatttcttttgttcctGATATTTTATGTCAAGCACAGAAGATACTTTGTTGATATGTTCTTCTCTAGTTTTAGATATTacattaattataaatttaatttacattAATAGAACATAATTTATCaagtagttatttttttaaagaataccaGCTAGATTTGTTTTGCTGCAGTGCTCATTaatggtaaaaaaattttttttaacttggagtTGTGAAATTAGTTGATTCTGAAGACGtttaatgattaaaaatagtTAATGATCTTGAAGAAAAGATTGTCTTATTTAACTGGACAAATGGTAGAAAATCGCTTTAAGTACAGGAGACAAAATATGGTTTGTAGTTATTATGACAAAAATCGGCTTGAGACAAAATAGAGCTAATGAAGGACCAAAAGCTTTACATTTACAAAGGAACGGCTAAGTAACAGTAACAATTCCGAGTGTTTAACTAATGTGAAAAATAGTATTTAGACAGTAGAAACTGCTGCCGTGAGGAAGACATAAAAATAATTCCCTACGTTGCGTATGTTCCTTTCCTTGTTGCCGAGCGTCGTCTCTAGTGATCGTGTCTCAAGGATTAAAGTCAGTCATTCTTACCAGCCTCTCTTGCCACTAACCCATCTTCTTGGCTCGATCTTTTTGAAACTCTGGTATACTTCATCGTCCCTCCATACTCTGCAGTCGCTCGGCCATCATGGTGACTTGATGACTGGTCCACATGCCCAGTAACAAACTGGTAGCCTGGCTTGCCTTTGGATGGGGCTACAAGTCTGAAGGGGTGTGTGACAGGGCCTGGTGTAAATGTTAGATGAGGCTGAACCACGGATCCTGGCAGACCTGTGCCTTCTGTGCATTGTACTTGTTGTCAGTTCTCCAGCCCCTTCTTCAGAGATTTCAGAACATCTCATTCAGCAGATACTGGCATCATTCTGGTATAACCTGATTCCCGCCCTTCCCTCCCTTTGTGTTTTAAGGTGGTCCTGCAGTTGAAATAACTGGAAATGATGAATACCAACATTATCGGATTCCACTGCTACAAGTGATATGGCAGAGTGAATACCATGTGTTAGAAAACCTGCAGTATACTCTTATGGCCCGCTGAGAAAGCAGCAGTGTTGAGATTACAAAGACAACAATTTATCAACTTCCCTAAAGAACAGGAAATTATATGGTTGACAAGAAATGCATTAAAACATGAAAGATGAAAAGGCTATAATAGcagtttatattttcataatgactgttttgcttcatttattaaatatttgagaaacCTTTATAGATATACAGTTTTATTGAAAGCTAAAAGTAGGCTCTAAAGTAATGTAAACTTACAAGCACAAATATACTTGAATATTGCTTAAAGAACTATGTGAATAGCAAGGATGTTTATTATGGATATATATGGTTaatttgtgatatttttaaaaaaataacttttaaagaatGTATAAGCTACATCTGTAACTCAGGAGATTCCATGTTTTTCTCATATTTCAAAGGAaagtttataaaatgtaaaatttctaaGTGCTCCAGACATGAAAAAACACTAAATCTGTGTGAACGATTTTGAGTTTTGAATTCTAGAAACTAAAATCTCATATTAGAAcatagataaaaatgaaaataacactgTAACTTCTGTATTTCTGTGTCTGATCAGGAGAGTATGCTCTGATAAAAAGAATACATGTCATTGCATAGAGTATACATTACTATCAAAATGTCAGCTAAGACTGTATATAGACCACATTTGTTGTAAACTCTTAATTTGTTATAAATTCTTAATGAAGTTTTGGATGTTAACAACTTCATTGGAAAACAGaccatttttaatttcagttacctTTAAAAACAAGCGTTTtgagcaaataaaaaatattttatttttatatattgctgtatTTCAGATGACTTTCTACATAACTCAATAACACATCATTGGTGCCTGATTTTTGCAAGATTTATAACTCATTAGAGCATCAGATTATTATTCGAGGTGTCCAGAGCATTCCCTCTTATTCTCATCATACAGGTGAGGGTAGGCTTAGCGAGATTAATAAAAGTGAGTGCAGTCTAGATGGTGCTACTCAAAACGTGTCTGTAGGCTAATGCCACTCTATGAACTGTTTGTTACAGCTTGGTGATTACATGTGGAGCTTGTGCCAGAATGTTCATCAATATACTGCTTTCTTCACTGAGAAATtttggccaggaaaaaaaaaaaatcagctgaacTAACCAGCGTGCTTTGGGAGGTAGTTGTTTTACCTTCTTGTGCAAATTCCGTATGTCGTTGTGGACCAGTAACAGTTTGTAGGCGAGCACTTTCAATAATGCTGATGTAGGGTCCTTCAGAATTTCAACCCTCCACAAAGTCCTTCCTTTGAGAAGGGAAAAACCTTACTTCTTCTCTCACTACATTATTACTATAGTCCTTCTCTCACTACATTATTACTATATTACCATATGTAAACGCTTTATTGAAATCTGACTGatataaactgcacatatttaaagtgggcAGTCTGATCAGTTTTGACATCTGCACACCCATGAAAGCGTCACCTCAAGGTGGTGAAAAACCAGTCACTCCTGAAAGTGTCATCCTACTCCTTCGTAATCCTTACTCCTGCGCCCTTTCCCcccagacaaccactgatctgcttcctGCTGTTATAGATTAGTTCCCATTTTCCAgagtttaatataaatggaatcatacagtatgttctttttttgtgtgatctggcttctttcagtattATTTTAAGTTCATCCATGATACTGCATATATCagtggttcattcctttttattgtcgaGAAGTATTCTGTTGTAGAATTCCACCatcatttgtttatctgttcacctgtTAATGGATGTTTTGGTTGTTAACAGTTTTTGGCTGTGACAATACACtgaatgctatgaacattcttgtatgtgtctttgtatggacatatgctttcttttggaagtaaatacttaggagtgaaatggctggatcatgtggtaggtgtatgtttatcttttcaagaaaCTGCCCAACTGTATTCCAAAGtgatttttaccattttacattccatacCACAGTCTATGAGAgttccacctccacctccttgctaacacttggtaTGGTCCGTCTTTCTAATTTCAGCTGTTCTTAGGTGTGTTGTGGtatatcattgttgttttaatgatattcatttccctaatgatgctgagtatcttttcatgtgcttatttgctgtctgtatatcttctttggtgaagtgtccagatcagtttcccatttttaaattggattgttttcttacttCCGAGTTTTGGGAATTCTTTATATAGCCTGGATACAAGTCTTTATCACATATATGCCTTGAAAGTATTTAAATATTCTCTCCTaatctgtggcttatctttttttttttctttttctttttttttgtaaatagtttatttttttagaacagttttggaTATACAGAAAAATCAAGCAGATTGTACAAAGAGATCTCATATACCCCACATCCAGTTTCCACTGTTATTAACATATTAGTATGgaacatttgttataattgatgaactaatatcaatatattattattaactaaattccatagtttatttagatttcctaagtttttacctaatgtcctttttctcttccagtatTCCGTTTCAtatttgtcatgtctccttaggcttctcttgctgtgataATTTCCCatacttgtttttgatgaccttgatagTGTGAGGAATATGGGTGAGATATTTTGTAGGATGCCCCTCTATTGGAATTTAATATTTGTCTCCTGTGTACACTGGGCTTGTGGGTTTTGGGcaggaagatcacagaggtaaagtgccatttacATCACATCATTTCAAGGGTACAGACTCTTAACAGTATTTATGACTTGacattgaccttgatcacctggcggaggtagtgtttgtcaagttttttcactgtaaagttattctttatttctccttcttccatactgtcctctttggaaggaagcCACTACGTACAACCCAAACTTAAGGAGTTAGGCTCCCCCTCCTTGAGGTCCGAATATTTACATAAATCCTTTGGAATTCTTCCACATAGATTTGTCTCTTCTATTTATTAATTAATCATTTATatagtatggactcatggatatttattttatactttgggttataatccagtattacttattttattacttaaattgTTTCAGCTTTGGCCATTTGGAGCTCTTCACTGGGCTCCTTTGTCCTTTTGACATACCCCTGTCAGTGGaggtggattttatttatttattttatattatctccTTAACTTTCTGGCAATACAAGATGCTCCACGCTCATCTTGTCAATTTCCTTCCCAGTCCTAGAATCAACCAGttctccaagaagccctggtTCAGTTTATTGAAGAATGGCATTAGAAACCAAGCTGGGTGTGCTCGTAGTTTTTTTGGGCCCTCTCAGCTGACCGAACAAAGAAATCCATGCATGTAAACTAACctttgtatatacacatatctataaatacTTCTTTATATAATCATCTGTATATTAAGCTGCACGTGAGTTCCTCCTGATGTGTCCAACTCTGCTTCATTACACAGGGATCATTCTAGCCTGCTACCCTCCCTTATCTGTGAATTCACATTCCAGCAGTGAGAAACCTGAATCCCACCATTcaccatccatttacttaattgttcaatttCAGAATATATATAGCAGTCCAAATTGTTAATCTGTACccctgtgggggaggggaattttttttttttttttccaggaaggatttattccttttgcctttagtctCACAGACTCCACTCATTTCCAAGTTACTTGGGTCAATacctcttctccccactcccttcacGAGGTGGTTTTATACATTTGTAATACAGTGAGATTTTTTGCCGTAATCTGTCTTCCTTTCTGGGATCCCCCAACTTCttaaatttgcatacattaaggtGTATTCTTTGTGTTGAACagttctgagttttgacaaatgcctaATGTCATGTTGTTGGGAGAGGTCATCGAGAGGATGTGACCAGCTGTTGACCCGTGAGCTGGACCCTGGCAATAGGAGGCTCCTTGCCCCCTCCCCCGTCCTTGGAATGCGCATTCCACTTGTTTTTTCCACTCCCACAGCTGCCCCAAGGATCCTGCCCGGAGGTGATAATGTGGTGTTGAGACTCTCTGGACTGTATATGTGACTGAATCCAGTTAAGGCTTCTATGTAAACTTTTAAGGCTTGGGTGGGTTGGTGCAGAGATCTACTTGTCTTGGTGGCCGCCCAAGGCAAGTCTTGGAAGTTGCCTTGCTTGTTAAAACCACTACCTACTAATCTGGAGTGGTTCACCTCTCGCAGGGCAAGAGATCCTTGCCCTGCGTGGATGGGGGCTGGTTTCAGATTACACTTGGGAAGCTCCCGGGGTTGTGAACTAACACATGTACTGACCCCACAGAATAGTTCGAcaccctaaaaatcccctgtgctttaCTTAATCATCCCTCTCCATCTTCCCCTGAACCCCAGACAACTAGTGATTTTTCTTAATGTCAttatacttttgccttttccgGAATGTCGTGTAATTGGATCATAGAGTGTGTAACagtcttttcagactggcttctttcacttatcagTATGCTTTTCTTCCAGGTCTTTTTGCCTTAATAACTCATTTCTGGTTTCTctctgagtagtatttcattgtataggtGTACCACCGTTTatattcacctgttgaaggaagttggttcttttcattttgggggcaattatgaataaagctgttgtaACCATGCACAggcaggtttttatgtggacataagttttgaaACTAACTGAATAATACCTAGGAATGTGATTGTTGGATCGTTTTGCACaactgtgtggttttttttttttaataaatttgtttattttatttatttatttttggctgtgttgggtgttcgttgcttcGTGTggactttctctggttgtggacagcgggggctactctgttgtggtgtgcgggcttctcactgtggaggcttctcttgctgcagagcacgggctctaggtgcatgggcttcagtagttgtggcatgcaggctcagtagttgtggctcacaggctagagcacaggctcagtagttgtggcgcatgggcgtagctgctccgtggcatgtgggatcttcccggaccagggctcgaatctgtgtcccctgcattggcaggtggattctcaaccactgtgccaccagggaagccccagttttgcACAACTATGTTTAAtgttgtaagaaactgtcaaactttttcaaagtggctgtaccactttgcatttctttccttttttaaaattgtggcaaAAAGAATAACATGAAATCTACTCTTTTAAATGTTTGTCtgcagtacagtattgttaacaatGTATATACATTGTTGTGCAGCATTGAAACTCTGTCCATGAACAGCaactccctatttccccctcctccagtcCCTGGCAATCCCCATTCTGCTTTGTGCTTCAAGAATTGGACTACTTTCGATACTTCATAAGTGGAATCACGCAGCCTTTGTCCTTCTATAGCTACCATATTCCATATGCTTACCATAATGTcctcaggatttccttttttttaaaggctgaataatattccataacatgtatataccacatttttttaaaatccattaatctgtcaatggacatttaagttgttttcacCTCTTGGTTATTGTGACTAATGCTTCAGTGAGCACaggagtgcaaatatctcttcgagagcctgtttccaattatttatgataaataccttgaagtgggattgctgaatcacatggtagttctatttttaattttttgagaaatctccatactgttttccatagccatgacatcattttacattcccaccaaaagtgcacaagggttccaatttctcgtATTCTTGGGTGGTACTAGTGACagtacagatacacacacacctacCTTATGTTAGCTTCTTATTTACAATCCCTATAgcaaatcctaaaaatgctatgtatatatttgttactttctaatttaaataaaactggatgGCCATTTCTTTCTCCCGTTGTATAACATAGTCTTCTGGAAAGAGTAGCCAAGTGTAGGGTGTCTAAATCCCTGGTAGCTCTGCAGGCCAAGGCTCTGATGATAAAGTGCAGATTCCCAGTTATATTGCTGGATGAATGTTAAAGCCCATCTCTAGGCTGGAATTTAGACTTATTGAAAAGCTATTCTACTAATCACCAATTAACGGATAAATGAGCTTCACACCTTTTGTCTGTTCATTATTTTATTGTCAACATATTATTTGTGAAGGGAGAGAATGAGTTCAGAGTTTGGAAGTCTTCAAATTAGGAAAGACTGACAAATAGGCCAACTCTACTATTCATATTTacagtggaaatttttaaaagaaatatgacaTAATGCACCTCACAAATGGATGCTATTAAAGTCCGTTTTAGGCATCATTTTTGAATACAAGGaaacttcatttcttcttttttttttccctaatatataaACACTCCATATGTTCAAATGTTTGTAAGGCATGTTAtcttaaagaatattaaaaaaaaaaaaaatcaaagtggtaCAGAAATAAGCTCCTGGAAGAGTGCTGGCATTTTTCTCCCAATTGTTGGATAATACTGCAAAGAATTTCTTCCAAATAAagggattttgttttgtattaaattttataataaaagctcCCAAATGAAAGATTCAGAATTCTAAACATTTTTAAGGATTATAAAAAGGTATGCCTGAAATCTTGCATGTTTTTAAACATAGTACAAAGTAAGCTTTTTATATGTaggcatttttaataaaaaaagttttatttgtgttttaggaATAAACAGGCTAACATAAATTGTACGTATTTACAGCAATAAACTACATTTCAGAAGCTGCACAACGGCTTTTGTAGGTATAGCTGATGGTTTTTGACACCAGCCTTGAaacgtgttttctttctttcatttgctgCAACATTTAAAATCTTGTAGTaccaaagcaaagaaaacagcaaCTTATTTTATAGCGAAGCCACACTATtaacaaaatattgagtaaaCTACAGTCCCGTGAGTGCTAGGGTATGAGACTGTGAGTCCTGAAATCGAGAGCACAAGCATTTCTTGTGTCCATACCTGATTGCATGTAAGTTGATTTTGCATTTTACAAGAATACATGATTACTCAGTGAATGATGAGTagaaaaaaggccatgaaggGTAAAAGGGTCAGTAATCAGAAGACACTGAACAGCTTCTTAGTCACTGATTCACTGCTAAACGGgaaatctatttcttctttcaggtGTATAAATCACAGTCTCCAGGCTTCATGGATTTTGTCCACAGATCATTTTTGAGATAGCAAAGGCCTAACGTCAAATACTTTAAGCATGTAAAAAGGAATTAATGAAACGGTTAGGATATTTAATCAAATTCCTAACAGAAAGGGTACAAGTCAAGCATACTGTATGAAATTTTGATTTCAAATGTAAAAAGCAACTACAGAAAAAAGCACAAGTTTCATTAGAGAGAACAGCAGTTTCAATCAGAAAATACAGTATATACTGATACAAAATAGAAAGTTGGATTACAAAAGTAAGGAGTCTACCTTTTCTTTCTTGGCATTGGTTAAACCTGTctcatttcattaaaatttctgTAGGTTTCTGGAAATACTCATTCTTGCCCTTGAACTTTTTAGTGGTCTGCTAGGTATACAAAAGTATTATCTGCTTATGTAAGAAAGCAAATGCTTATGTCAAAAGAGCAAAAGAACATTAATATATTGTAATTTATGTACCTTTGTAATTAAAGGAGTTCTGCCTGCTGAAAAATAAAGAGGGGAAAAGGGGTATTTTATTTACAAGAGCTGTGTAATACCATTCAGGATATGAATTAGCTAATTCACGTTTAGTAGGAGGGTAATAGACAATTCAGCAAAATGATTAGTGGAGATTAAAAAACCCAAGGAACAAAACACTTAACATCTTCTGACATATTTGGTGAATTTAGCATAACGGATTTTGAGAGGCAACGGAAGGTATCAATTTCTTTCTGTGTACATGTAGCACCTGCTTTTGAAAGATCCAGTTATGTAGTACAGGGTGCTGTGAATTAAAATAGCAGGAGACTGGTTTGGAAAGTTCAGCTAATTTTTGGATTCAATCAAGTTTTAGGTGAGGTGGTAGCCAAAGAGGTGTTCCATTGCTGGCAGGATAGTAATATTCCCAATCTTTAGCCTAATGAGTCCTGCTTTCCCAAACCTCCTGAATCACCGTATAAAGATCTTTGCCTCAAGTTGAGTCTCCTTGGGTAAAGACAGAGGAGTGAAATAATTATTCAGAGATGATGGACAGCCAAGAGAATTTTTCAAGCAAGCCACCCTAACCCAGATGAGTTTCTCTCAAGgacagttttatttgtatttatgcaGTATTAAAGTTTCCTCTTTACACTTCCATTAACCTTTTAAATGACACGACAACATTATTTCACATTAGCCATTAGGTTCCCATCACAATGGCACAAAATGCTGCCTagtgttcaaaaataaaaagcttgtttaaagatgtcaaaaaaaaagtttggtcCTTGTAAACATTTATACCATTTGGAATTTCTAAAACCCTCATGCAACCTTGACTTTGTAATAATGCCACATGGTAGTTTTTAACAGGAGGGTTATTGGCCCTCTCTAAAATAAGGAGTTGAGCAACACAGtcaatgaatatatgcatatctaATCAGGAGTATTCCATACTTAGAAGAGTCGTGGGTGTTCTGAATATGAAATATCACTTGTGTATATGGTTCTATTTTCCACAACACTGCAGTGAGTTAGAATAATCAAGGGGCTTCCCCCCAGATGTCTCAGTGGCATTGTTGCAAAATAGAAAATAGTTCAAGCTTTATCCAGTGAGTATTTCAAAAAGATGTAGGAAACAGATTAACATGAAATTGATtcgcttaaaaaaacaaaaagcagatacACTGCAATTCAATGTATTTGGGGAAAGATCAAGTAGAAAAATACGTTATCTAG
This genomic window contains:
- the COMMD8 gene encoding COMM domain-containing protein 8; translated protein: MEPEEGVPLWRLQKLPAELGLQLLHKIIDGICGRTHPLYQDYHSVWDSTEWMHVLEDITNFFKAVVGKNLSDEEISQQLDQLNSSHQEAIMKCLKSRKDEIKQALLEEIVDISSSQLQDFDWQLKLALSSDKIATLQMPLLNLHLDVKENGEVKPYSVEMSKEELQNLINSLEAANKVVLQLK